The Ignavibacteriales bacterium genome includes a region encoding these proteins:
- a CDS encoding valine--tRNA ligase has product MQELSKAYNPKDVEDKWYEYWESHGLFHATVKKDRTPYTVVIPPPNITGILTMGHVLNNTIQDILVRWKRMLGFEACWVPGTDHAGIATQNAVEKALAKDGLRRHDLGREKFVNRVWEWKEQYGGTIIKQLRKLGTSCDWERERFTMDEGLSDAVKEVFVRMFDKGLIYRGKYIVNWCTFHQTALSDDEVDHSESNGNLWHIRYPIEGTQEFAVVATTRPETMLGDTAIAVNPRDTRYESIVGKYAILPLVGRRIPIIADDYVDESFGTGMVKVTPAHDPNDFLIGQRHNLEQINILDEKGFLNEAVPQQYSGIDRFQGRKKVVQDLEEQGFLVKVEPYTHNVGKCYRCHTVIEPYLSDQWFVKMKPLAEPALRVVQQGNVRFHPQRWEKVYDHWMTNIRDWCISRQIWWGHRIPVFYAPDRTFTAARNEDEARTRLGLDSSVPVTQDEDVLDTWFSSWLWPFSILGWPNDNEDLRYFNPTSTLVTGPDIIFFWVARMIMANMEFMRGEPGPNGKPRATDEELVPFRDVYFTSIIRDAEGRKMSKSLGNSPDPLDVIDQYGADALRFTIAFLSPLGQDVLFSNEKCEIGRNFANKIWNAGRFLLMNKAELFGTDEANLESLPETQLDLADRWILSRLHHSIEHFNSTLNEFHLNESSKVLYDFIWHDFCDWYVELVKTRFYGDEPAETKKIVLARSLWVFDQAMRLLHPVMPFITEELWQHLTARNGQSLMRASFPAVDERWIDQKTEDEMTFVQNVINAVRNIRGENNIAPSKEIRLQVRLAEGANVQIFQTYEKYMSKLARVSGIEILASGAKPTLASSAVVDGSEIFVPLEGLIDLDAERGRLEKEIARLQQAVEATERKLANSSFVDRAPKEVVDREHEKLSSFKATIEKLRTNVEHLS; this is encoded by the coding sequence ATGCAGGAACTCTCGAAAGCATACAACCCGAAGGATGTTGAGGACAAGTGGTACGAGTATTGGGAATCGCACGGGCTTTTTCACGCAACCGTCAAGAAGGACCGCACGCCATACACGGTGGTCATTCCCCCTCCGAATATTACCGGTATTCTGACTATGGGACACGTTCTGAACAACACGATTCAGGACATCCTTGTCAGATGGAAACGCATGCTGGGCTTCGAAGCATGTTGGGTTCCGGGCACGGACCATGCCGGAATCGCAACACAGAATGCCGTCGAGAAAGCACTCGCAAAGGACGGCCTCAGGCGTCATGACCTGGGCCGCGAGAAATTCGTGAACCGCGTCTGGGAATGGAAGGAACAGTACGGCGGCACCATCATCAAGCAGCTGAGAAAACTCGGAACTTCGTGCGACTGGGAACGCGAACGGTTCACGATGGACGAAGGGTTATCCGACGCCGTGAAAGAAGTCTTCGTCAGGATGTTCGACAAGGGGTTGATCTACCGCGGAAAATACATCGTCAACTGGTGCACGTTTCATCAGACCGCGCTTAGCGACGACGAGGTCGATCACTCAGAGTCGAACGGAAACCTCTGGCACATCCGCTACCCGATCGAGGGGACACAGGAATTCGCCGTCGTCGCGACGACGCGCCCCGAGACGATGCTCGGTGATACTGCCATCGCGGTGAACCCGCGCGACACGCGTTACGAATCGATCGTCGGCAAGTACGCCATCCTTCCCCTTGTTGGCCGCAGGATCCCGATCATCGCAGACGACTACGTTGACGAATCATTTGGAACGGGCATGGTGAAAGTGACCCCCGCCCACGATCCCAACGACTTTCTGATCGGCCAGCGGCACAACCTCGAACAGATCAACATCCTTGACGAGAAAGGATTCCTGAACGAGGCTGTTCCGCAACAGTACTCTGGCATCGATCGCTTCCAGGGACGGAAAAAGGTTGTGCAGGACCTCGAAGAACAGGGCTTCCTTGTGAAGGTCGAGCCGTACACACACAACGTGGGAAAATGCTATCGATGCCACACGGTCATCGAACCGTATCTCTCCGACCAGTGGTTCGTGAAGATGAAACCGCTTGCCGAACCGGCGCTGCGCGTCGTGCAACAGGGGAACGTGCGCTTCCATCCGCAGCGGTGGGAAAAAGTGTACGACCACTGGATGACAAACATCCGCGACTGGTGCATCTCACGGCAAATCTGGTGGGGACATCGTATACCTGTGTTCTACGCGCCGGACAGAACCTTCACTGCTGCACGCAACGAGGACGAGGCGCGAACAAGACTCGGCCTCGATTCCAGCGTCCCGGTGACACAGGACGAGGATGTGCTCGACACGTGGTTCTCCTCGTGGCTCTGGCCGTTCTCGATCCTCGGATGGCCGAACGACAATGAGGACCTGCGGTACTTCAACCCGACGAGCACGCTCGTCACCGGTCCCGACATTATTTTCTTCTGGGTCGCACGCATGATCATGGCCAACATGGAATTCATGCGCGGTGAACCGGGGCCGAACGGGAAACCCCGGGCGACGGACGAAGAGCTAGTCCCCTTCAGGGATGTGTACTTCACGAGCATTATCCGTGACGCCGAGGGACGCAAAATGAGCAAGTCACTCGGCAATTCGCCCGACCCGCTTGATGTGATCGATCAATACGGGGCAGACGCGCTCCGCTTCACGATAGCGTTCCTCTCGCCCCTCGGCCAGGATGTTCTGTTCTCCAACGAGAAGTGCGAAATCGGCAGAAACTTCGCCAACAAAATCTGGAACGCGGGACGCTTCCTTCTCATGAACAAGGCTGAGCTGTTCGGCACCGACGAGGCCAACCTGGAGTCACTGCCCGAAACCCAGCTCGATCTTGCAGACCGGTGGATTCTTTCGCGGCTCCATCATTCGATCGAACATTTCAATTCCACGTTGAATGAGTTTCATCTCAACGAATCGAGCAAAGTGCTGTACGACTTCATCTGGCATGATTTCTGTGATTGGTATGTGGAGCTTGTCAAAACGCGGTTCTACGGCGACGAACCCGCGGAAACGAAGAAGATCGTCCTTGCACGATCCCTCTGGGTTTTCGACCAGGCCATGCGGTTGCTCCACCCGGTCATGCCGTTTATCACCGAGGAATTGTGGCAACATCTCACGGCACGCAACGGGCAATCCCTGATGCGGGCTTCCTTCCCTGCCGTCGATGAGCGCTGGATAGATCAGAAGACGGAAGATGAGATGACATTTGTTCAGAATGTCATCAACGCGGTGCGCAATATACGCGGAGAGAACAATATCGCACCGTCGAAGGAGATCAGACTTCAGGTCCGTCTTGCTGAGGGCGCGAATGTGCAGATATTTCAGACATATGAAAAGTACATGAGCAAACTCGCCCGCGTCTCCGGCATCGAGATCCTCGCTTCAGGAGCCAAACCCACACTCGCGTCAAGCGCAGTCGTCGACGGGTCGGAGATATTCGTGCCGCTCGAAGGGCTCATCGACCTCGATGCAGAGCGGGGCAGGCTCGAAAAGGAAATCGCCCGGCTGCAACAGGCTGTCGAGGCGACGGAGCGAAAGCTCGCCAATTCCTCGTTCGTCGATCGCGCACCGAAAGAGGTCGTCGATCGGGAACACGAAAAGCTCTCCTCCTTCAAGGCAACGATCGAGAAGCTGAGAACAAATGTAGAACATCTCTCCTAG
- a CDS encoding OsmC family protein translates to MVSQTFIYLGELRCKATHGPSSVELVTDAPTDNQGRGESFSPTDLVVTALSTCTVTTMGIVAQRDSVNLDGTRVYAEKHMSTDAPRRIARVVMKIDFPKGIARDYRQKLEYSGRTCPVAKSLHPDVTLDLLFSYPD, encoded by the coding sequence ATGGTTTCCCAAACATTCATTTACCTCGGCGAACTCCGCTGCAAGGCCACGCATGGCCCGAGCAGCGTCGAACTTGTGACCGATGCGCCAACCGATAATCAGGGGCGCGGTGAGAGCTTCTCCCCCACGGATCTCGTCGTCACCGCCCTCTCGACATGCACAGTCACCACCATGGGGATCGTGGCGCAGCGCGACAGTGTCAACCTCGATGGAACGAGAGTGTATGCCGAAAAACACATGAGCACCGATGCCCCCCGGCGCATCGCCCGCGTCGTCATGAAGATCGATTTCCCGAAGGGTATCGCGCGCGACTACCGCCAGAAGCTGGAATACAGCGGACGCACGTGTCCCGTCGCAAAGAGCCTCCACCCGGACGTAACACTCGATCTGTTGTTTTCGTATCCTGATTGA
- a CDS encoding serine protease: MKQVFALLSFISLTLVFSSCSSYVLKEAYPTLNDGQYDSEFPYRGCSQQLEEIAQTVKRVTIMVHYKTYSFRREDSVRVQDITGDFLDRQETLAAYQHHSTAGTGTVIYVENGKVALITCSHVVDFSDTVTTRYVGADFKLTPFIRTISVKTNQLIFLNEVGGGIALDILALDRTADLAILGQTVEPHQTANLRVFSYPLGKSKELEWGSFVYVFGYPAGYRMVTKGIVSLSAKPQGSFVVDAVVSPGASGSIALAIRDGVPHFELVGMIKMIPAQTSYILTPSKDGDVEYDPVEPYHGDMFVQRKAEIQQGIAVAIPTEAIVAFVEKNQSRLAQRGYNLISWIRPAKIESKAK, encoded by the coding sequence ATGAAGCAAGTTTTTGCTCTTCTATCTTTCATATCTCTCACGCTCGTCTTCTCTTCCTGCTCATCGTACGTCCTGAAAGAAGCCTACCCGACGTTGAACGACGGCCAGTATGACTCGGAGTTCCCGTACCGGGGATGCTCGCAGCAGCTCGAGGAAATTGCGCAAACGGTGAAACGCGTCACGATCATGGTGCATTACAAGACCTATTCGTTCCGGCGGGAAGATTCTGTTCGCGTTCAGGACATCACCGGGGATTTCCTTGACAGGCAGGAAACTCTTGCGGCCTACCAGCACCACTCGACCGCAGGCACGGGAACGGTCATCTATGTCGAGAACGGAAAAGTCGCTCTCATAACCTGCTCTCACGTTGTAGACTTCTCCGACACGGTCACTACCCGTTACGTGGGAGCGGACTTCAAGCTTACGCCGTTTATCCGCACAATCTCTGTGAAAACCAATCAGCTCATCTTCCTCAATGAGGTGGGAGGCGGGATCGCGCTTGACATTCTCGCTCTTGACCGCACTGCCGACCTCGCCATTCTTGGCCAAACGGTCGAGCCTCATCAAACCGCGAACCTCCGCGTCTTCTCCTATCCCCTGGGAAAATCAAAGGAGCTCGAGTGGGGATCGTTTGTGTATGTTTTTGGATATCCGGCTGGGTACAGAATGGTCACGAAGGGAATCGTCAGTCTTTCAGCCAAACCACAGGGCTCGTTCGTCGTCGATGCAGTCGTCTCGCCGGGGGCCAGCGGCTCAATCGCTCTTGCTATCCGAGACGGAGTACCCCATTTTGAACTTGTCGGCATGATCAAGATGATCCCAGCACAGACTTCGTACATCCTCACCCCCTCGAAGGACGGAGACGTCGAGTACGACCCCGTGGAACCGTACCATGGAGATATGTTTGTTCAAAGAAAAGCGGAGATCCAGCAGGGGATTGCCGTGGCAATACCGACTGAGGCAATTGTTGCGTTCGTTGAGAAGAACCAATCGCGCCTCGCGCAAAGAGGATACAACCTGATTTCGTGGATCAGACCCGCGAAGATAGAATCCAAAGCGAAGTAG
- a CDS encoding GNAT family N-acetyltransferase: MTTHPEENLRIVPATRNDIPLILALIRELAEYERLSHEVEATEDLLTETLFGERPYAEVILAYYDDQPVGYALFFHSYSTFLGRPGLYLEDLFVRPALRGKGIGKALLATLAGIAVKRTCGRLEWAVLNWNEPAIGFYKSLGAKPMDTWTVYRLTGDPLEQLAGSAGRPL; this comes from the coding sequence ATGACAACGCACCCAGAAGAAAATCTCAGAATTGTACCGGCGACCAGAAATGACATACCGCTCATTCTTGCTCTGATCAGGGAGCTTGCCGAATACGAACGCCTGTCGCACGAAGTCGAGGCAACGGAAGACCTGCTCACCGAGACTCTCTTCGGCGAACGCCCCTATGCGGAAGTCATCCTGGCATACTACGACGACCAGCCGGTGGGATATGCCTTGTTCTTTCATTCGTACTCGACCTTTCTCGGGAGACCCGGACTGTACCTCGAAGACCTCTTTGTCCGGCCGGCGCTTCGCGGCAAGGGAATTGGCAAAGCACTTCTCGCAACGCTCGCGGGAATTGCCGTCAAACGAACGTGCGGCCGTCTCGAGTGGGCAGTGCTGAACTGGAACGAGCCCGCAATCGGTTTCTACAAATCGCTCGGCGCCAAACCGATGGATACCTGGACGGTCTATCGTCTCACGGGGGATCCGCTGGAGCAGCTCGCGGGTTCCGCCGGTCGCCCTCTGTAG
- the dinB gene encoding DNA polymerase IV has protein sequence MSLVIRSIAHLDLDCFYVSVERIKDPSLVGRPVVVGGTPTGRGVVASASYEARAFGVRSAMPTAAALRLCPHLTIVRGRFGDYTHYSNKLYERILELAPVVERASIDEMYFDLTGCESLYHNDLPGFIKSLQHIVWKEFQLPCTISLASNKVVAKISAQTVKPAGVIYVPHGTEREFLAPLPIDAIPGVGKKTGEILRKKGFATVADIQKTSQDKLQRILGNHGLWIHDVANGLGPDELSTEHERKSIGNEETFARDISDRNELKKIIFSLTEEVCSSLRYRHLKARTFTLKLRYADFDTITRATTIEPADDDTIVFKTICELFEVSYARRIGIRLLGVRASHLVDEKQLELSLFPETGKRAQMLDAVDKLRKKFGDDVIHVGGH, from the coding sequence ATGTCTCTTGTGATTCGCTCTATCGCCCACCTCGACCTGGATTGCTTCTACGTCTCGGTGGAGAGGATCAAAGATCCGTCGCTCGTGGGGAGGCCTGTCGTTGTCGGCGGCACTCCGACGGGCCGCGGCGTCGTAGCCTCTGCATCGTATGAGGCACGCGCCTTCGGTGTCCGCTCTGCAATGCCGACTGCTGCCGCTCTGCGTCTCTGCCCTCATCTCACCATCGTCCGCGGACGTTTCGGCGACTACACGCACTACTCCAACAAACTGTACGAGCGAATCCTCGAGCTTGCCCCGGTCGTCGAACGTGCATCAATCGACGAAATGTACTTCGACCTGACCGGCTGCGAGTCCCTCTACCACAACGACCTCCCGGGGTTCATCAAGAGTCTGCAGCACATCGTCTGGAAAGAATTTCAACTCCCGTGCACGATTTCCCTCGCGTCCAACAAGGTTGTCGCAAAGATCTCTGCACAAACTGTGAAACCTGCAGGCGTGATCTACGTGCCGCACGGCACCGAGCGGGAGTTCCTCGCCCCGCTTCCTATCGATGCCATCCCGGGTGTCGGGAAGAAAACCGGCGAGATACTCCGGAAGAAGGGGTTCGCGACAGTCGCAGACATTCAGAAGACTTCGCAAGACAAGCTCCAACGCATCCTTGGCAACCATGGCCTCTGGATTCACGATGTCGCGAACGGACTCGGACCCGACGAGCTTTCGACGGAGCACGAGCGAAAGAGCATCGGCAATGAAGAAACGTTTGCCCGTGACATCTCCGACCGGAACGAATTGAAGAAGATCATATTCTCCCTGACCGAGGAAGTGTGTTCCTCGCTTCGCTATCGTCATCTGAAAGCGCGCACGTTTACACTCAAGCTCCGATATGCAGACTTCGACACCATCACTCGTGCGACAACCATCGAACCGGCGGACGACGACACCATCGTGTTCAAGACAATCTGCGAACTGTTTGAGGTATCCTATGCGCGGCGCATCGGCATCCGACTCCTCGGTGTCCGCGCCTCCCATCTGGTTGATGAAAAACAGCTCGAACTCTCCTTGTTCCCCGAAACCGGCAAGCGCGCACAGATGCTGGATGCCGTCGACAAACTCCGTAAGAAATTCGGAGATGACGTCATTCATGTCGGCGGGCATTGA
- a CDS encoding DinB family protein, producing the protein MSNASHRFTSLRALLAGMALFLSIQAGTANATDGPKSAFIQDMLGQLERVKGQIVSLESAIPQDKANWRPADGVRSISEVYLHIAGSNYFLMSFTGSKLPASSKIDEKGTTDKAKIADALKASFDWTKEEVSKLTDADLDKQVAFFGGKSSVRNVLFVLLSHLHEHLGQSIAYARSNGVVPPWSEEQQAALKDAMKKK; encoded by the coding sequence ATGTCGAACGCATCACACCGCTTTACCTCACTTCGCGCGCTGCTTGCTGGAATGGCGCTCTTTCTTTCAATTCAGGCCGGGACAGCGAATGCGACAGATGGTCCGAAGTCCGCGTTTATTCAGGACATGCTCGGTCAGTTGGAGCGCGTCAAGGGGCAGATCGTGTCTCTCGAAAGCGCAATCCCGCAGGATAAGGCCAACTGGCGCCCCGCCGATGGAGTTCGCTCAATCAGCGAGGTGTATCTGCACATTGCCGGAAGCAATTACTTCCTGATGAGCTTCACAGGGTCAAAGCTGCCTGCTAGTTCGAAAATTGACGAAAAAGGTACGACCGACAAGGCGAAGATTGCTGACGCACTGAAAGCTTCGTTCGACTGGACAAAAGAAGAGGTCTCAAAGCTGACCGATGCGGACCTTGACAAGCAGGTTGCGTTTTTCGGCGGGAAATCATCCGTCAGGAATGTCCTGTTCGTGCTCCTGAGTCACTTGCATGAACATCTGGGTCAATCAATCGCGTATGCCCGCTCTAATGGCGTTGTTCCCCCGTGGTCAGAGGAACAACAGGCAGCACTGAAGGACGCAATGAAGAAGAAGTAA
- a CDS encoding thioesterase family protein, with translation MARVKLDLPESPVFAATVPVRITDLNYGGHVGNDSMLSILHEARVQFLTHFGFTERNIGGRGIIMSDAVIIYKSEVFYGTTLTIELGVTDLYAHGTDLTYRVLDGEKEIARAKTGIVFFDYEKRKIAQMPEEFKSLFVPHT, from the coding sequence ATGGCGCGCGTCAAACTGGATCTCCCTGAAAGCCCCGTCTTTGCCGCAACGGTCCCCGTCCGTATCACCGATCTCAACTACGGGGGGCATGTCGGCAACGATTCCATGCTTTCGATCTTGCATGAAGCCCGAGTACAATTCCTGACCCACTTCGGGTTTACCGAGCGCAACATCGGGGGGAGAGGCATCATCATGTCAGATGCGGTCATCATCTACAAGTCCGAGGTCTTCTACGGCACAACGCTGACGATCGAATTGGGCGTGACGGACCTTTATGCGCATGGAACGGATCTCACGTACAGAGTGCTGGATGGGGAAAAAGAAATTGCCCGGGCAAAGACAGGGATCGTATTTTTCGATTACGAGAAGCGAAAGATCGCTCAGATGCCTGAAGAATTCAAATCCTTGTTCGTTCCACACACGTGA
- the truA gene encoding tRNA pseudouridine(38-40) synthase TruA produces the protein MARFKLTIEYEGTRYSGWQIQKNARTVQGELTSACGTVLNTTSFELYGAGRTDAGVHALRQVAHLEATTMLAPEILRRKINDELPADINILEVDKASPQFHARHDAVSRSYLYQISRRRTAFGKKYVWWIKDQLDVNRMRSALKLFTGMRDFRSFTADDPDEKSTKVHIEQIDIREHGDLILIRFIGSHFLWKMVRQVVGDGRFKSNLVNRTRRILITLIVVLGCMGCDQATKTIASRTLAPNTPVTLVNHIFHLEYTENSGAMMGVGTDLSAQTRFWLFIVFTACALSAILAFTLLDKTLTATAMVSLSLILGGGLGNLLDRVFKGGIVVDFMIITLGPLKTAIFNFADLSILTGVAVLAWSQMLAFSRSARAGSGS, from the coding sequence ATGGCACGCTTCAAGCTCACGATCGAATACGAAGGCACCCGCTACAGCGGGTGGCAGATTCAGAAAAACGCCCGCACCGTGCAGGGTGAACTCACGTCTGCCTGCGGGACTGTGCTGAACACGACGAGCTTCGAATTGTACGGCGCCGGACGGACAGATGCCGGCGTGCATGCGCTGCGGCAGGTCGCCCATCTCGAGGCAACGACCATGCTCGCTCCTGAGATCCTTCGCCGCAAGATCAACGACGAACTGCCGGCCGATATCAACATCCTCGAGGTCGACAAAGCGTCCCCACAGTTCCATGCCCGGCACGATGCGGTGTCGCGAAGTTACCTCTACCAGATCAGCCGACGCAGAACAGCGTTTGGCAAGAAGTACGTATGGTGGATCAAAGATCAACTGGACGTCAACCGGATGCGATCGGCGCTGAAACTGTTCACAGGCATGAGGGATTTTCGCTCCTTCACGGCCGACGATCCGGACGAAAAATCCACCAAGGTGCACATCGAGCAGATTGATATCCGCGAGCATGGGGATTTGATTCTCATTCGCTTCATCGGGTCGCATTTCCTCTGGAAAATGGTCCGGCAGGTGGTGGGCGACGGTCGATTCAAGAGCAATCTCGTGAACAGGACAAGGCGCATCCTGATCACCCTCATCGTCGTCCTCGGTTGCATGGGTTGCGACCAGGCAACGAAGACAATCGCGAGCCGCACGCTCGCCCCCAACACACCGGTCACACTCGTCAATCATATCTTCCATCTCGAGTATACTGAGAACAGCGGCGCGATGATGGGGGTTGGCACCGACCTCTCTGCCCAAACACGGTTCTGGCTCTTCATAGTTTTCACGGCGTGTGCTCTCTCGGCCATACTTGCATTCACACTGCTCGACAAGACATTGACCGCCACCGCCATGGTGTCTCTTTCTCTGATTCTCGGCGGCGGGTTGGGCAATCTTTTGGACCGGGTGTTCAAGGGAGGTATCGTTGTCGATTTCATGATCATCACACTTGGGCCGCTGAAAACGGCCATTTTCAACTTCGCCGACCTCTCAATCCTGACCGGTGTCGCGGTCCTGGCATGGTCACAGATGCTCGCCTTTTCACGTTCCGCTCGTGCCGGAAGCGGAAGTTGA
- a CDS encoding L-fucose isomerase, which translates to MSQKNLKVAPHRLIGTLPKVGIRPAIDGRRRGVRESLEGATMGMARSVAKLISGSIRHSNGAPVECVIADTCIGGAAEAAQAADKFSRENVGVSLTVTPCWCYGAETMDMDPLLPKAIWGFNGTERPGAVYLAATLAAHNQKGLPAFGIYGRDVQDAGDTAIPEDVRAKILQFIQAGLAVATMRGKSYLAMGGVSMGIAGSIVDHGLFESFLGMRVETVDMSEFTRRMEEHIYDKKEFVTALKWTKDNCREGKDFNSAKVQKSRAAKDADWETVVKMTMIARDLMIGNPRLAEIGFGEEALGHNAIAGGFQGQRQWTDHSPNGDFLEAILNSSFDWNGIREPIVIATENDSLNAAGMLFGHLLTNRAQIFADVRTYWSPAAVKRVTGHKLTGHAASGILHLINSGAAALDGSGQQDLHGKPVMKEFWEISKQEAEKCLRATTWYPAMREYFPGGGYSSGYLTRGGMPATMFRINTIKGLGPSLQIAEGMTVDLPEKVDRALEERTDRTWPTTWFAPTTHERGPFRDAYTVMNTWGANHCVLSYGHVGSQLITLASLLRIPVSMHNVPEESIFRPSAWTAFGTNDPEGADFRACRNYGPLYWRY; encoded by the coding sequence ATGTCACAGAAGAATTTGAAAGTTGCGCCACATCGCCTGATCGGCACTCTCCCGAAGGTTGGAATCCGCCCCGCGATTGACGGCCGACGGCGCGGTGTCCGGGAATCGCTCGAAGGCGCCACGATGGGCATGGCGCGATCGGTTGCGAAACTGATCTCCGGGTCCATCCGCCATTCGAACGGAGCTCCCGTGGAATGCGTCATTGCCGACACGTGCATCGGCGGTGCGGCGGAGGCCGCACAGGCCGCCGACAAGTTTTCCCGCGAAAACGTCGGCGTTTCTCTCACAGTGACCCCCTGCTGGTGCTATGGCGCAGAAACAATGGACATGGATCCGCTGCTCCCGAAGGCGATCTGGGGATTCAACGGCACCGAGCGGCCCGGGGCGGTGTATCTCGCCGCAACGCTCGCAGCACACAATCAAAAAGGGCTGCCGGCGTTCGGCATCTATGGAAGGGATGTGCAGGACGCTGGTGACACCGCCATACCGGAAGACGTTCGTGCGAAGATTCTTCAATTCATCCAGGCCGGCCTCGCGGTGGCCACGATGCGCGGCAAGTCGTACCTCGCCATGGGGGGCGTCTCGATGGGGATCGCAGGTTCAATCGTTGACCACGGCCTCTTTGAATCGTTCCTCGGCATGCGCGTCGAGACTGTGGATATGAGTGAGTTCACCCGCAGGATGGAAGAGCACATCTACGATAAGAAGGAGTTCGTCACAGCATTGAAGTGGACAAAGGACAATTGCAGGGAAGGAAAAGACTTCAATTCTGCGAAGGTGCAAAAGAGCCGCGCCGCGAAAGATGCTGACTGGGAAACGGTCGTCAAGATGACGATGATCGCCCGCGACCTGATGATCGGCAATCCAAGACTCGCAGAGATCGGATTCGGAGAAGAGGCCCTCGGGCACAATGCCATCGCAGGAGGATTTCAGGGACAGCGGCAATGGACAGACCACAGTCCGAACGGCGATTTCCTCGAAGCCATATTGAATTCCTCATTCGATTGGAATGGAATCCGTGAACCAATCGTCATCGCCACGGAAAACGATTCGCTCAACGCAGCCGGGATGCTCTTCGGACACCTTCTGACAAACAGAGCTCAGATTTTTGCCGACGTGCGTACGTATTGGAGTCCGGCCGCCGTGAAGCGCGTGACCGGCCACAAGCTCACGGGACACGCAGCCAGCGGCATTCTTCATCTCATCAACTCGGGCGCGGCGGCCCTCGATGGTTCAGGCCAACAAGATCTCCATGGCAAACCCGTCATGAAGGAGTTCTGGGAGATATCGAAACAGGAAGCCGAGAAGTGCCTGCGGGCAACGACTTGGTATCCCGCAATGAGGGAATACTTCCCCGGCGGCGGTTACTCGTCTGGTTATCTGACGCGCGGGGGTATGCCGGCGACAATGTTCCGCATCAACACGATAAAAGGGCTCGGACCTTCACTTCAGATCGCCGAAGGAATGACTGTTGATCTGCCGGAGAAGGTTGATCGTGCGCTCGAAGAGCGGACGGACCGGACCTGGCCCACGACATGGTTCGCACCGACGACCCATGAACGCGGTCCCTTCCGCGATGCATATACGGTCATGAACACCTGGGGTGCAAACCATTGCGTGTTGAGCTACGGCCATGTCGGCAGCCAGCTGATCACACTCGCTTCGCTCCTCCGGATTCCGGTGTCGATGCACAATGTTCCTGAGGAGAGTATCTTCCGGCCGAGCGCGTGGACCGCGTTCGGGACGAACGATCCGGAAGGCGCCGATTTCCGGGCCTGCAGGAACTACGGTCCGCTGTATTGGAGATATTGA
- a CDS encoding SPOR domain-containing protein has protein sequence MMRSDSLRAKRAGFTSQHDTLMASVVKTSKQGMRVVKPIERPANTAYTVQVGAFARTDHALRAQKLARERFAEIPIFNTFEPYDKLYRVRVGKLDTRQQADSLRKSMIKQFPDDYSDSWINYISK, from the coding sequence ATGATGCGATCTGATTCTCTCCGCGCCAAACGGGCAGGCTTCACGTCGCAGCACGATACCTTGATGGCTTCTGTCGTCAAAACCTCAAAACAAGGCATGCGTGTGGTGAAACCGATTGAGAGACCGGCCAATACAGCCTACACAGTCCAGGTTGGGGCATTCGCCAGGACAGATCATGCACTTCGGGCACAGAAACTCGCCCGCGAGCGCTTCGCCGAAATCCCCATCTTCAACACGTTTGAGCCATACGACAAGCTGTACCGGGTGCGCGTCGGAAAGCTCGATACAAGGCAGCAGGCCGATTCACTTCGAAAGTCGATGATCAAGCAATTTCCGGATGACTATTCCGATTCCTGGATCAACTATATCTCCAAATGA